CAAACTATTAAAAATACAGAATTTGGTGGTAAATCATTATTAAGTTCTGATGGTAATATTGATTTTCAAATAGGTGCGAATGCAGGACAAAAAATTGGCGTGCAAACACAAGATGTTGCCGCTGGCTTAAACGATATTTTAAATGTAGATTTAACTACCGCACAAGGCGCTGAAGATGCATTAGCGGCTGCTGATAGTGCGGTGGAATATGTCGGTAGTGCTCGTGCTGATTTAGGTGCCACGCAAAATCAATTTGAAAGTGCCGCCAGAAATTTACAACAAACAGATATAAATGTTGCAGCAGCAAGAAGTCGTATTCAAGATACAGATTATGCGCAAGCTACATCTGAAAATGTTGCGGCAGGCATTTTAAGTGATGCCAACATTGCAGTACAAAGCATGGCAAACCAGCAGGCAGGGCAGGTATTGTCTTTATTAAATGGTTAGTTTGAAATTCCTAATCATTTTAAAAGAGTAGCCATGCTGCTCTTTTTTTTGCTTAAATTAAATACGATTATTTTCTCTGCTACATTTCCGGTAATTAATTTACTTTAAATTTTATTGCTATCCAGCCTTGAATGGTTAAAATCGTATGTAATACAGTTAATTATAATAAAGTTCATAAAACTGAGGGATAGTATGAGTCAAATTCTGATTATTAGTTCTGATGAAATGAGAGCCAATAATCTAAGTACTATTTTAGCATTTTTGGGGGAAGTTTCTGTTTCTGTCACATTCGCTGCTGCGATAGACACTTTACAGAATAGAGCCGAAGTAAGCTCAGTGCTAATTGACGCCTCTAATTATGAACTAGCAACCGATATAAGTGAGAAGTTTCCTCGCCAACCTTTTATTTTTGTGGGCAACTTTGACTCATTTGAAACTAAAGGGAATATTGTTGGTGCTGTCGACGAGCCTGTCACTTACCCGATCCTTACGCAAATGTTACACCGCTGCCAAGAATATAAAAGACTGCAGCCCAATACTAAAACCAGTGTTAATAATAAGACACGTTTGTTTCGCAGCTTGGTTGGTAAGAGTGACGAAATCCAAAGTGTTAGGCATCTAATTGAACAAGTCGCTCCTACTGAAGCGAATGTTTTAGTATTAGGCGAATCTGGAACAGGTAAAGAAGTGATTGCTCGCAATGTACACTTTTTATCCAATCGTACAGATAGTATCTTTGTTCCTGTTAACTGTGGTGCTATTCCTGGTGAGTTGTTAGAAAGTGAATTGTTTGGTCATGAAAAAGGCGCTTTTACTGGCGCGATAAGTTCTCGCAAAGGCCGTTTTGAATTAGCTGAAGGCGGTACGCTGTTCTTAGATGAAATAGGCGATATGCCTTTACAAATGCAAGTTAAATTGTTGCGTGTATTACAAGAGCGAACCTATGAAAGGGTAGGTGGTACTAAACCTATTAAATGTGATGTGCGAGTGATTGCTGCCACTCACCGTAATTTAGAAACTATGATTGAAGAGGGGCAATTTAGGGAAGACTTGTATTATCGTCTGAATGTTTTTCCTATAGATAGCCCTGCATTACGTGAGCGAAAAGAAGATATTCCCTTATTGTTACAAGAGCTTGTTTCCCGTCTAGAAGGAGATAATGCAAGAATTAAGTTCACCGAAAATGCGTTAACTTCTTTAATGGAGCATCAGTGGGCAGGGAATGTTCGTGAGCTTTCAAATTTAGTTGAAAGGTTAATGATTCTATATCCGAATCGTTTAATCGATCTTACTGATTTACCCAGTAAATATAAACATATTGATGCAGAAACTTATGAACCTGATTATCCTGAAGAACTTTTGGAACGAGAAGCGATTAATGCCGCTTTTGGTGCTAGCTCTGAAGAAGATGAAGATGAACTGCAAAGTGAACTGTCTTTATCAACCGAGCTTCCTTCTGATGGCTTAAATTTAAAAGAATATATTTCGGAGTTAGAAATTAGTTTAATTAGCCAAGCACTTGAGCAACAAGATTGGGTTGTCGCTAGGGCTGCCGATGCCTTGGGTATGCGTAGAACTACATTGGTCGAAAAAATGCGTAAGTACGAAATTAGTAAAGCATAACCCCCCAATTTTTATCTCCCCTTATCTTTATCTCGCCGATTACCATCGGCTTTATCCCCTCCTGTATATATTTTTGTCCCTTGAAAATATTGTAATTGTCATTTCATTGACGTTTGATAATTCTATGAAATTCATGTAATTAATTGAATTATATAGGTATTTTTATTGGCATGAGATGTGCTTTAGTCTCCATGTAATTATTCTGTCTAAGTTTTGACACGAGGAATATATGGGGATACCAAATATGTTAGTTGATACAGGTTTACATTCATCTTCGGACTATCGTTGTTCTGGGCTAAATGATCTATTTCAAAATACAAGCTCAGAAGTGGATAATAATGAGTTGGAGTCTCTGCGTTCACAAGCTAATCGGCTAGAACATTTATTGCAAGTTATGCCCGCAGGTGTAGTCGTGGTGGATGGTAAAGGTGTGGTTAAACAATCAAACGATTTAGCAAAAGATCTATTAGGTGAACCATTAGAAGGCCAGTTGTGGCGTACTATTATTCTTAGATCCTTTAAACCTCAAGCCGATGATGGTCATGAAGTGTCATTACATGATGGGCGTAAAGTTAAATTGTCGATTACCCCATTAATTAAAGAACCAGGTCAACTAATTGTCTTGACTGACTTAACTGAAACTCGTCAATTACAACAACGTATTGGTCATCTGCAAAAATTATCTTCTCTAGGGAAAATGGTGGCTTCATTGGCTCATCAAATTCGAACTCCTTTATCAGCAGCTATGCTATATGCGGCAAACTTATCCAATGGGACATTGAATAAATCCTCGCGAGATAAATTCAGTGATAAATTAATCTCACGTTTACGGGATCTAGAAAGCCAGGTGAATGACATGTTGTTGTTTGCTAAAAGTGGCAAAGAGCAAGTTGTCACAGAAATATCCTTACAAAACCTATTGAATGAAGTACAGCAAGGTAGTGATGCCATGGTACTCAGACATAAAGCTAAATTAGTACTGTTATTGCCAGATCCTGATGTGGTTATTTTAGGTAATAAAACTGCACTGTGTGGAGCCATACAAAATCTGATCCACAACGCCCTAGAAGTTATCCCTGATAATGCTGTTATTACACTAGCTGCAAATTTAGATACTACTAAACCTGATTGGGTAAACTTATCAGTTTCTGATAATGGACCTGGTGTGAGTGAAGTGGTTAGGGAGCAAGTGTTTGAACCATTTTATACCACTAAAAGTAACGGTACTGGTTTAGGATTAGCCGTAGTGAAAGGCGTGGCTCAATCACACCAAGGCAAAGTAAAAGTGTCGAATACTGCTGATGGTGGCGCAAGTTTTACCATTTGTTTACCCACTTTCAATCAACATAATTCTAGCGAGAAAGATGTTGTCTACGCTAACAATTCTCAAAAATATACAGCCGATGCGGCGAGGAGCTAGAAAATGACTCAAGCCAAAATTTTAATAGTTGAAGATGATGCAGGGTTGCGAGAAGCTTTAGTGGATACACTATTGTTGGGCAATTATCATGTAGTAGAAGCTGACAGTGGTGAGCAGGCATTAATTAAACTATCTGAACAAAATATTGATTTAGTGGTAAGTGATATTCAAATGGGTGGTATGAGTGGTTTATTACTGCTGAAGAATATTAAAACCAAATACCCCAATTTACCAATATTGCTCATGACCGCCTATGCCACTATTGACGATGCTGTACAAGCTATGCGAGATGGCGCTACTGATTATTTGTCGAAACCTTTTGCCCCTGAAGTGTTATTAAACCTTGTTGGACGTTATGCGCCTGCGCAAAAAGTAGAATCAAGAACGCCAATTGTAGATGATCCTAGTAGTATTCAATTATTAGATTTAGCTAAAAAAGTAGCTCGCTCTGATGCGTCCGTTATGGTCTTGGGCCCTAGTGGATCTGGTAAAGAAGTGTTAGCTAGATTTATCCATGATCAATCACCCAGAAATGAAAAACCATTTGTGGCGATAAATTGTGCTGCGATCCCAGAAAATATGCTAGAAGCTACCTTATTTGGTTACGACAAAGGTGCATTTACCGGTGCTTTACAAGCCTGCCCAGGTAAATTTGAACAAGCTCAAGGTGGCACTATTTTACTGGATGAAATCAGTGAAATGGACCTAAGTTTACAAGCCAAGTTATTACGTGTGTTACAAGAAAAAGAAGTTGAGCGCTTAGGTAGTCGTAAAACTATTTCTTTAGATGTACGTGTTGTAGCAACCAGTAACCGCAATATTAAACAAACTGTTGAGGCGGGTGAATTCAGAGAAGATTTATATTATCGCCTAAATGTATTCCCTTTAACTTGGTTACCACTGGATAAACGAGCGGGTGACATAGTTCCTTTAGCAGAGCATTTAATCGAACGCCATTGCCAAAAACAAGGCAGTGTTATCCCAAAACTGACAGCGGCTGGTCGTAGTAAGTTATTGCAACACAGCTGGCCTGGTAATGTGCGAGAGTTAGAAAATGTTATTCAGCGAGCGCTTATTTTAGCTGATGGTCAACAAATTGATGCGATTGATTTGATGATCGAACAAGAGGTTTCCTCATCACCAGCTATAGGTGATTCGCAAATAGTGGAAGAAGATAGCAGTAAACTAGGCTCAGAATTACGTCAGCAAGAACATCAAATTATTCTGGATACTTTGCAAAGTTGCAAAGGTCGTAGAAAAGATGTTGCTGAGCGTTTAGGTATTAGTCCACGTACTCTAAGATATAAATTAGCAAAAATGCGTGAAGTAGGTATTGAATTACCTGCCTAATGAGTCCATTAATTTTTATATAGCGTCACCATCACTCTCCCTTTAGTCGCCAGTTAAGGCGACTTTTTTTATCTGCTTTATTGGTTGTTTGTCAATATTATGACGCTCCATTCTATCTTTTTTGGTTTTTAAGTCATTGATATTTATGGTTTATTTTTATATTTGTCACTTTATGATAATTTGGCATTTACTTTGCTTTTACTTGTATTAATTCGCAATTTAAAGTTACTAGTTACCGGGGTATGTCATGGATATAAAAGCACAGTCTCTTTACCAAGAAATGCAAAGTATGGCCGCTCAAAGCAAAATGGATTTTGGGACGCCTGAAGCTATTCAAGGGAATCCTTCCTCGCAAAACTTTGCAGATTTATTAGGTAATGCACTTGATACCGTAAATAGTATGCAACTTGAAGCAAAAGACAAAGCAATTGCCTTTGAAATGGGTGATAAGAGTTTAAGTTTGGCTGATGTCATGGTTGCTAAAGAAAAATCAAGCATCGCCTTCGAAGCAACAATACAAGTTAGAAATAAAGTATTGGAAGCTTACAAACAAATCATGAACATGCCGGTTTAGGAGCTAAAAAGTGGCTGAAGCAGCGAGTACAGAGTTAGCTGTATCTGACATGAATACTGATATGTATTCTGACGATTCAACAGCAGAACAAAAACCAGGGTTTATGGACTCGGTGGGAAATACTGATTTTATTCGTCAGGTGACCTTAGTTGTCGCTTTAGTCATTTGTGTAGCCATTGCCGTATTTATTTTAATGTGGGCGCAGGAGCCTGATTATCGTCCTTTGGCGACTATGGAAACGCAAGAGTTAATTGAAACTCTTGATTATCTTGATCAAGCGCAAATAGATTATGTACTTGAAGGTAACACAATCAAGGTGGCGAGCGATGAATATCAAAACATTAAGTTAGGTTTAGCTAGACAAGGTTTAAACCAAACTGAATCTGCTGGTGCTGATATTATCATGCAAGATATGGGGTTTGGGGTCAGCCAGCGAGTTGAAAAAGAACGGTTAAAACATGCTCGAGAGCAACAAGTTGCTAGTACTATTGAAGAAATAAGTGCCATTTCAAGAGCTAAAGTATTATTAGCTCTACCTAAAGAAAATGTTTTTGCTCGAAGAGAAAAGCAAGCAAGCGCTACTGTGGTTATTACACCTAGACGTGGAGCTATCATCACCAGCGAAGAAGTAAATTCAATAATAGATATAGTTGCTTCTGCGGTACAAGGACTTGAACCAGATCGAGTGACTGTTACTAACAGCAATGGACGTTTATTAAATTCGGGGTCTCAAGGTGCTGAAGCGGCACGTTCGCGTAAAGAATACGAAATAGAGAAAAAACGTGAACAAGAATATATAGAAAAAATTGACTCAATTTTGATCCCTGTTTTGGGATTAGGAAAATATACTGCTCAAGCAGATGTCACTATGGATTTCACCTCCGTTGAACAAACCCAGCGTAGCTATAATCCTGATTTACCTGCAGTCAGAAGCGAAATGACAGTAGAAGATAATAGTATCGGTGGTGTGATAGCAGGGATTCCTGGGGCATTAACTAATCAGCCGCCGCTTGATTCAAATATTCCTGAAGTGGCAAATAGCAATACGACTCAATCAACACCGGGTCGTAGCCATAAAGAAGAAACTCGAAATTACGAATTAGACACCACTTTCAGTCATACTAAACAACAAGTTGGTGTGATCCGTCGTTTAAGCGTATCAGTTGGACTAGACTATATTAATTCTGTAGCTGAAGATGGTTCTGTTACCTCTACGCCAAGAACCCAAGCTGAACTTTTAGATATTCGTCGACTATTACAAGGTGGGATTGGTTTTGATGTGACTCGCGGCGATTCCCTTGAAGTGGTGAGTATTCCCTTTAGTCGCCTTGATGATGTGGTGGTTGAAGATTTACCATTCTGGGAAGATCCTACCTTTTTACCTATGCTCAAGTTAGGTGGTGGGCTTTTCATTATCTCATTATTGATTTTATTTGTTGTCAGACCTATGGTTCGCAAGTTGATTTATCCTGACGAAATAAAAGTTAATGAAGATGATGCAGACGAAGGATTAGATTTAGGCGATGAAACTATTAGTTTATTAGCTGAGGAATTTGATGAGTCGCAAGTAGGCTTTGCAGCAGATGGTACTTTTATGTTGCCAGATCTTCATAAAGACGAAGATGTATTAAAAGCGGTACGTGCCTTAGTGGCAAATGAACCAGAATTATCATCCCAAGTAGTGAAAAATTGGATGTTGTTAGATGATTAATCTAGGTTCAATTTTAAATCAGTGGATTAAGGGCTAAGTTGTGGCTGAAGAAGAGCAAAAAGAAGAATCAGGATATGACGTCAGTAAGTTAGAAGGCGTCGATAAAGCAGCTATTTTGTTATTGAGTTTAACAGAAGACGATGCTGCGCAGATCCTAAAACATCTAGAGCCTAAGCAAGTACAAAAATTAGGTCAAGCAATGGCCCAAATTGATGATATGACACAGCCTAAAATTACTGCTGTGCATAAACATTTTATTGAAGAGATTCAAAATTACAGCACCATAGGTTTCCAAAGCACTGACTTTGTTAGACGTGCACTGACTTCAGCCTTAGGTGAAGATAAAGCTGCCAACTTAATTGACCAAATTCTGATGGGCTCAGGCGCGAAAGGTTTAGATTCGTTGAAATGGATGGATTCTAAACAAGTGGCTAGTATTATTCGCAATGAGCATCCACAGATACAAACCATAGTAATGTCGTATTTGGAGGCTGAACAGTCAGCTGAAATCCTTAGCCAGTTCCCCGAAAAAGTACGTTTAGACCTTATGATGCGAGTGGCTAACTTAGAAGAAGTTCAACCGGCAGCTTTACAAGAATTAAACGAAATAATGGAGAAACAATTTGCCGGTCAAGCTGGTACTCAAGCTGCCAAAATGGGTGGGTTGAAATCTGCTGCAGACATAATGAACTATTTAGATACCAATATTGAAGGTCAGTTAATGGATGCTATTCGTGAGCAAGATGAAGAAATGAGTCAGCAAATCCAAGATTTAATGTTTGTCTTTGACAATTTAGCTGACGTGGACGATAGAGCCATTCAAGCCATTTTACGAGAAGTCCAACAAGATGCCTTACTTAAAGCAATCAAAGGTGCCGAAGATGACCTGAAAAATAAAATCACTAAAAATATGTCAAAACGAGCTGCCGATATGTTGCTGGATGATCTTGAGGCCATGGGACCTGTGCGTATTAGTGAAGTAGAAACTGCGCAGAAAGAAATTTTATCTGTTGCTAGACGTTTAGCTGACTCTGGAGAGATTATGTTAGGCGGCGGTGGCGGTGATGAATTCTTGTAAAATAGCTAAACTTGGCGGTAGGTGGTTATTATGACAGTTGAACAAGAAAGTGATGAAATAAAACAATGGGAGCCACCTTATCTTGGAGAGGATAAAAAGCCTGAAGACGAAAACACAACCAATGCATTTAATCGTCGGCCTAATTGGAAATACGAACCTCCCGAAGAAGAAATTGAAATATTACCACCAACAGCGGAAGAAATAGAAGCCATTCGCTCTGCTGCCCATGCTGAAGGTTTTGCTCTTGGCGAAAGTGAAGGAAAAGAGCAAGGATACCAACAAGGTTTTGCTGAAGGTAAAGAAGCAGGACTCGCTGAAGGAATAGAAGAAGGTACCGCACAAGGCTTCTTATCGGGTGAAGAACATATAAAACAACACTTAGCAACTTGGGTTGGACTAATAGACAGTTTGCAAAATCCAGTGGCAAAGGTTGAGCAAGCACTTGAACAAGAACTCGTGTTGTTAGCAGTAAGTTTGGCTCGTTCCGTAATTCGTAGTGAAGTGAAAACTAATTCGGATCTGATCTTTCAGGCCTTAAGAGAAGGTTTAAAAGCGCTACCCATCCAAGAGAAATTCTATCAAATACATCTGAATCCAGATGACATTCTATTAGTCAAAAATCATTTTACTGAAGAAGAGATCAATAAGCATAATTGGCAATTAGTCGAAGCCCCTGAATTATCTACCGGAGGATGTGAATTAGTGACTCGATCTAACGCAGTGGATATCACAGTCGAACGAAGGGTGAAGGATGTATTAGATAAATTTTTATTAGAGCAAGGTTTGGCTCACGTTGGCCAGGCGGACGAATAGTTTATGTCAACGTCTTTACTAGAACGGATCAAAAGCTTAAAAGATCAAGTGCCCCATTCTCCTATTGTTGCTAGTGGTAAATTAGTGCGCGGTATTGGTCTTACCCTTGAAGCTGTCGGTTGCCAAATGCCTGTAGGTAGTCAATGTTTAGTGCAAACCGTTGATGGAGAAATTGAGGCTGAAGTGGTGGGGTTTGCCGAAGATATTACATATTTAATGCCAACTGAAGCCGTCAAAGGTATAGTGCCTGGCTCTCGTGTGCAACCACTTAATCGTGAACAAGGTCTAGCGGTTGGAATGGAATTATTAGGCCGAGTTGTTGATGGTAATGGCCAACCTCTTGATGGCTTAGGCCCAGTTAAAGCAGAAAAACGAGTCCCCTTAACTCGGCCACCTATGAATCCCTTAACCCGAAAAGCTATTACCGAATCCTTAGATGTTGGGGTACGAGCGATTAACTCTATGGTGACAGTAGGTACAGGCCAACGTATGGGCTTATTTGCTGGTTCTGGAGTGGGGAAAAGTGTCTTGATGGGCATGATGACTAGAGGAACAAAGGCCGACGTTGTGGTAGTTGGGCTAGTCGGTGAGCGGGGACGAGAAGTAAAAGAGTTTATTCAAGATATATTGGGTGAGGAAGAACGCAAAAAGTCTGTAGTTGTAGCGGCACCTGCTGATACATCACCCCTTATGCGTTTAAAAGGTTGTGAAACGGCGGTCACTATTGCGGAGTATTTTAGGGATCAAGGATTAAACGTTTTATTGTTAATTGATTCTCTGACTCGATATGCCATGGCCCAGCGTGAAATAGCTTTAGCCGTGGGTGAACCTCCTGCTACCAAAGGTTATCCACCATCTGTGTTTGCAAGATTACCTGCTTTAGTAGAACGAGCTGGTAATGGCAACGAAAATCAAGGCTCAATTACGGCATTTTATACTGTGTTAACTGAAGGCGATGATTTACAAGATCCAATCGCTGATGCCGCACGAGCCATTTTGGATGGGCATATTGTTTTATCCAGAACCTTAGCCGATTCAGGACACTATCCAGCAATTGATGTAGAAGCTTCTATCAGCCGAGTTATGCCTATGGTGGTATCTGAACAGCATATGCAAAGTGCTAGGCGTATTCGTCAAGTTTATTCAAATTACCAAAGAAATAAGGATTTAATCAATATTGGCGCTTATACCAAAGGAACCGACCCAAGGTTAGATTTAGCTATTAATGCTGAACCCGCTATCAATGCATTCTTACAGCAGGGTATGAACCAAATTTTAGATTTTGAACAAAGTGAAGCTGCTATGACAACTCTTAGTGGTGGACTAGGCCCAGGTTAATATTATGGCAAATTCTCAATTACAACTAGTGGCTGACTGGGAGCGACAAAAAGAACAAAAACTAGGGCAAGATTTTCAAATTGCGCAGAATTTTGCTCAGGAAAATAAACAAAAATTATCTGGTTTAGAAAATTACCGGTTAGATTATTTACGCCAAGCTCAACTAAAAGCCAAGCAAGGGGTCGGCAGTCAAACTTTTAATCAGCACCAACAATTTATTGGTAAATTAGATAAGGCTTGTGAGCTGCAAATGCAGCATTTAAATCAGGCTCTGTTGGTGGCTGAACAACGTAAATCTCAATGGTTACAGCAACAAAGAAAACGCAAAGCAGTAGATATGTTAATTGACAAACAAGCTGTAGCTGCACAAAAACTAGAAGATAAAAAAGAACAAATGATGTTGGATGAACTTTCCTTACAAAAATTCATCCGTAAGTAAATTTTATATAAGTTGGAATGGTCTTTGCTCTGTTCACTAAGGAGAACTAAATAAATCTAACTTTGTTATTTATGGTGAGTTGGTCTGTATACTAAAAATAACAACTGTTAAAAAAATAATCTTTTAAAACAGTGAGTTAAACTTCTGTTTTAGAATTAAAGGAAGTAA
The sequence above is a segment of the Paraglaciecola sp. L3A3 genome. Coding sequences within it:
- the fliI gene encoding flagellar protein export ATPase FliI codes for the protein MSTSLLERIKSLKDQVPHSPIVASGKLVRGIGLTLEAVGCQMPVGSQCLVQTVDGEIEAEVVGFAEDITYLMPTEAVKGIVPGSRVQPLNREQGLAVGMELLGRVVDGNGQPLDGLGPVKAEKRVPLTRPPMNPLTRKAITESLDVGVRAINSMVTVGTGQRMGLFAGSGVGKSVLMGMMTRGTKADVVVVGLVGERGREVKEFIQDILGEEERKKSVVVAAPADTSPLMRLKGCETAVTIAEYFRDQGLNVLLLIDSLTRYAMAQREIALAVGEPPATKGYPPSVFARLPALVERAGNGNENQGSITAFYTVLTEGDDLQDPIADAARAILDGHIVLSRTLADSGHYPAIDVEASISRVMPMVVSEQHMQSARRIRQVYSNYQRNKDLINIGAYTKGTDPRLDLAINAEPAINAFLQQGMNQILDFEQSEAAMTTLSGGLGPG
- the fliH gene encoding flagellar assembly protein FliH is translated as MTVEQESDEIKQWEPPYLGEDKKPEDENTTNAFNRRPNWKYEPPEEEIEILPPTAEEIEAIRSAAHAEGFALGESEGKEQGYQQGFAEGKEAGLAEGIEEGTAQGFLSGEEHIKQHLATWVGLIDSLQNPVAKVEQALEQELVLLAVSLARSVIRSEVKTNSDLIFQALREGLKALPIQEKFYQIHLNPDDILLVKNHFTEEEINKHNWQLVEAPELSTGGCELVTRSNAVDITVERRVKDVLDKFLLEQGLAHVGQADE
- a CDS encoding sigma-54 dependent transcriptional regulator, with amino-acid sequence MSQILIISSDEMRANNLSTILAFLGEVSVSVTFAAAIDTLQNRAEVSSVLIDASNYELATDISEKFPRQPFIFVGNFDSFETKGNIVGAVDEPVTYPILTQMLHRCQEYKRLQPNTKTSVNNKTRLFRSLVGKSDEIQSVRHLIEQVAPTEANVLVLGESGTGKEVIARNVHFLSNRTDSIFVPVNCGAIPGELLESELFGHEKGAFTGAISSRKGRFELAEGGTLFLDEIGDMPLQMQVKLLRVLQERTYERVGGTKPIKCDVRVIAATHRNLETMIEEGQFREDLYYRLNVFPIDSPALRERKEDIPLLLQELVSRLEGDNARIKFTENALTSLMEHQWAGNVRELSNLVERLMILYPNRLIDLTDLPSKYKHIDAETYEPDYPEELLEREAINAAFGASSEEDEDELQSELSLSTELPSDGLNLKEYISELEISLISQALEQQDWVVARAADALGMRRTTLVEKMRKYEISKA
- a CDS encoding sigma-54 dependent transcriptional regulator, which codes for MTQAKILIVEDDAGLREALVDTLLLGNYHVVEADSGEQALIKLSEQNIDLVVSDIQMGGMSGLLLLKNIKTKYPNLPILLMTAYATIDDAVQAMRDGATDYLSKPFAPEVLLNLVGRYAPAQKVESRTPIVDDPSSIQLLDLAKKVARSDASVMVLGPSGSGKEVLARFIHDQSPRNEKPFVAINCAAIPENMLEATLFGYDKGAFTGALQACPGKFEQAQGGTILLDEISEMDLSLQAKLLRVLQEKEVERLGSRKTISLDVRVVATSNRNIKQTVEAGEFREDLYYRLNVFPLTWLPLDKRAGDIVPLAEHLIERHCQKQGSVIPKLTAAGRSKLLQHSWPGNVRELENVIQRALILADGQQIDAIDLMIEQEVSSSPAIGDSQIVEEDSSKLGSELRQQEHQIILDTLQSCKGRRKDVAERLGISPRTLRYKLAKMREVGIELPA
- a CDS encoding flagellin, with amino-acid sequence MIKFDNNVGTSLLQQVQNKQESILEKLSSGKRVNSAADGAAAQQIIDRLTSQVEGTRQAVSNAYDGVSLAQVAEGGLSGIGEDVNRIRELSVQAGNGILSDADRSAIQSEVTQLQENISQTIKNTEFGGKSLLSSDGNIDFQIGANAGQKIGVQTQDVAAGLNDILNVDLTTAQGAEDALAAADSAVEYVGSARADLGATQNQFESAARNLQQTDINVAAARSRIQDTDYAQATSENVAAGILSDANIAVQSMANQQAGQVLSLLNG
- the fliG gene encoding flagellar motor switch protein FliG; translated protein: MAEEEQKEESGYDVSKLEGVDKAAILLLSLTEDDAAQILKHLEPKQVQKLGQAMAQIDDMTQPKITAVHKHFIEEIQNYSTIGFQSTDFVRRALTSALGEDKAANLIDQILMGSGAKGLDSLKWMDSKQVASIIRNEHPQIQTIVMSYLEAEQSAEILSQFPEKVRLDLMMRVANLEEVQPAALQELNEIMEKQFAGQAGTQAAKMGGLKSAADIMNYLDTNIEGQLMDAIREQDEEMSQQIQDLMFVFDNLADVDDRAIQAILREVQQDALLKAIKGAEDDLKNKITKNMSKRAADMLLDDLEAMGPVRISEVETAQKEILSVARRLADSGEIMLGGGGGDEFL
- the fliF gene encoding flagellar basal-body MS-ring/collar protein FliF, whose product is MAEAASTELAVSDMNTDMYSDDSTAEQKPGFMDSVGNTDFIRQVTLVVALVICVAIAVFILMWAQEPDYRPLATMETQELIETLDYLDQAQIDYVLEGNTIKVASDEYQNIKLGLARQGLNQTESAGADIIMQDMGFGVSQRVEKERLKHAREQQVASTIEEISAISRAKVLLALPKENVFARREKQASATVVITPRRGAIITSEEVNSIIDIVASAVQGLEPDRVTVTNSNGRLLNSGSQGAEAARSRKEYEIEKKREQEYIEKIDSILIPVLGLGKYTAQADVTMDFTSVEQTQRSYNPDLPAVRSEMTVEDNSIGGVIAGIPGALTNQPPLDSNIPEVANSNTTQSTPGRSHKEETRNYELDTTFSHTKQQVGVIRRLSVSVGLDYINSVAEDGSVTSTPRTQAELLDIRRLLQGGIGFDVTRGDSLEVVSIPFSRLDDVVVEDLPFWEDPTFLPMLKLGGGLFIISLLILFVVRPMVRKLIYPDEIKVNEDDADEGLDLGDETISLLAEEFDESQVGFAADGTFMLPDLHKDEDVLKAVRALVANEPELSSQVVKNWMLLDD
- a CDS encoding PAS domain-containing sensor histidine kinase, yielding MLVDTGLHSSSDYRCSGLNDLFQNTSSEVDNNELESLRSQANRLEHLLQVMPAGVVVVDGKGVVKQSNDLAKDLLGEPLEGQLWRTIILRSFKPQADDGHEVSLHDGRKVKLSITPLIKEPGQLIVLTDLTETRQLQQRIGHLQKLSSLGKMVASLAHQIRTPLSAAMLYAANLSNGTLNKSSRDKFSDKLISRLRDLESQVNDMLLFAKSGKEQVVTEISLQNLLNEVQQGSDAMVLRHKAKLVLLLPDPDVVILGNKTALCGAIQNLIHNALEVIPDNAVITLAANLDTTKPDWVNLSVSDNGPGVSEVVREQVFEPFYTTKSNGTGLGLAVVKGVAQSHQGKVKVSNTADGGASFTICLPTFNQHNSSEKDVVYANNSQKYTADAARS
- the fliE gene encoding flagellar hook-basal body complex protein FliE, yielding MDIKAQSLYQEMQSMAAQSKMDFGTPEAIQGNPSSQNFADLLGNALDTVNSMQLEAKDKAIAFEMGDKSLSLADVMVAKEKSSIAFEATIQVRNKVLEAYKQIMNMPV
- the fliJ gene encoding flagellar export protein FliJ, producing the protein MANSQLQLVADWERQKEQKLGQDFQIAQNFAQENKQKLSGLENYRLDYLRQAQLKAKQGVGSQTFNQHQQFIGKLDKACELQMQHLNQALLVAEQRKSQWLQQQRKRKAVDMLIDKQAVAAQKLEDKKEQMMLDELSLQKFIRK